CGTGATGGCGAGGTGGATGTGATCACGGCGTACACGACGGACGCCAAGATCGATGTCTACGACCTGGTGTTGCTGGAAGACCCACGGCAGGCTTTCCCGCCTTATGAGGCGTTGGTGTTGCTCGGTCCGCGCGCGGGCGGCGATGCGCAGGTGGTGGCACGATTGACGCCATTGATCGGAACGATCGATGCCACGCTGATGCGTGAGATCAACCGGCTGGTGGATGAAGAGGGGATGCTGTCGCGCGATGCTGCGAGCACGCTGCGGCGTAGGCTGGTGGATCAATCGTTGTTGTCGAATTGAGAAGCGTTGTTCTTGAATCGTTCGAGCGAGGCGTCGGGGACGTCGTTTTTCATCACCTCGCGCAGGATCATGGTGGCGAAGGCTCCGCGGGTGAGGGTGAAGGCCACTTTGATGAAGGGTCCGTGCTCGTCGGCCCCGCCTTCGAGTTCGATGTCTCGTGCGAACACACGTAGGGGTCGGCGAGACCCGCCGACATTGAGGTGGTTGGCGGCCTGGAGATCACGCTCGCCAAGCCCTTCTTCTTCGAGCGCGAGCAGTTCTCGGTTGAGGACTTCACCCTGCGGCTGGAGCATGCTCGGCCCCCACATGGGGCCGGAGGGCGAGATCTCGAGTCGGGTGATGCGGCCTGTCGGGGCGTTTTCGGTGCGGGCGATGTCCTTGTCGACAGCGAACACCGAGCCGTTGTCGTGTTTCCAGGCGAGGTCGCCCGTAACGAGACTATCGAAGGTGTTCTCACGGATGCGGCGATCGAGAACACGGTTGAAGACGGCTCCCTGGAATGCGCTGATGTAGAGCTGGCGCTGCGCTTTGTCGATTGCACGGACAGCCTGTTCGGCGGACTTTCCTTGCCGGAGTGTTTCGAGCGCCTGCCGGTCGCTTCTCAGTGATTTCGGGCAGCGTTCGAGTGCTTTGTCGTAGTCGCCTTCGTCGTAGGCCTTGCGTGCTTTGCGCAGGTCGGGGGTCTCGATGTCGAGAGGCTTGCCCAGAAGTTCATTAAGAAGGTCCTGATAGCGGCCAAGGATGAGGTGGCGGCCAAGGTGATGGCCGTTGTCGCGGTAGCCAAAGCGCTGCTGCCCCAGATAGTTCGGCGCACCGACCTGCTCGATCTGTTTGAGGGTGGCGCGAGCGTGAACGACAGCGGTCGCGTTCACCCGACGGATTCGGATCACGAAGCGGTTGCCGGCGTGGTGGCCCCGGCGGAGCTTGTTGGTGTGGCGCGTGTGCCAGAGGACTTTCAGGCGCGGGGGCATCTCGACGTTGGCGAGTCGCTCGGCCTCATGTTTCTGGTTGGGCAGATAGACGGAGAGGAGCTGGCGGGTGACCGCGTGCTTGTCTTTGAGTCCGGCGTAGCCGATGTCGTTGCGGCTGACTCGAAAGGCCTTGGCGAGTCGGCGAACGACCTCGGCGGTCGGGAGTTCGCGCTTCTCGATGTAGAGGTAGACGTGTTCACCCTCACCGGAGGGCTCGTAAAGAGGGGCTTCCTCGACGAGGAAGTCTTCCGGGCGTTCTTTGATAACCCCGCCGATGCCGGGGAGGTTGGCGGTGAGTTGTGCGAGGTTGGCGGTGAGGGACATGGTGTTTGGCGCGTTCGGTATGGGAGCAAGACCCGGTTGGCTGTCCCGGGTGCGTCATCGTGTCAGGAATGACGGCCGTTCTTAGTCTTCGGGAGCGTTCGTCGCGACGAGGGCATGGAAAGCGTCGATGAGCTTGCGCGTGACCACGCCTGGCTTGCCGTCGCCAACGGTGCGGCCGTCGATTCTGGTGACGGGGATCACCTCGGCGGCGGTTCCGGTGAGGAAGAACTCGTCGGCGGTGTAGAGGTCGTGTCGGGTCAGATCGATCGACTCCACGCGGTAGCCCGACTGCACCGCGATCTGTTCGACGGTCTGCTTGGTGATGCCGTCGAGGATCCCGGCGTGCAGCGGGGGTGTGCGGATCACCGGTTCGCCAGCGACGTGCTTGACGATGAAGATGTTGTCGCCGGTGCACTCGGCCACATAGCCCTGATGGTTGAGCATCACGGCCTCCATCACGCCGGCGTCGATGGCTTCGATCTTGGCCAGGATGTTGTTGAGGTAGTTGAGGCTCTTGACTCTTGGCGAAAGAGCGGCGGGATGCGTACGGATGGTCGAGGCGGTGATGATCGCCATCCCATCGCGGTACATCTCTTCGGGGTAGAGCTTGATCGCGTCAGCGATGATAAACACCACGGGACGTGGGCAGCGGAACGGGTTGAGGCCGAGCGTCCCGGCTCCCCGGGTCACGGCGAGACGGATGTAGCCATCGTGCTGCTGGTTGGCGGCGGCGGTGGCTTTGACGGCGTCGGCGAGCTGATCGAGTGTCCAGGGGATCTCCATGCGGATCGCGCGGGCCGACTCGAAGAGCCGGACCAGATGGCTACGGAGCTTGAAGACGCGCCCGCTATAGATGCGGATGCCCTCGAACACCCCATCGCCATAGAGGACGCCGTGGTCGTAAACGCTGACGGCCGCGTGCTCGGAGGGCACCAGCTTGCCGTCAACCCAGACCTGTCGTCCTGTTGGGATCGACTCGGCGTTGGGCAGAAGCGAGCTGTCGGTGTCCGTGGCCACGGCGTGGATTCCTGAGGGTTTAGCCACCCACCTGGTAGCGCACGAACTTCTTGATGGTCGTGCCTGCGGGCAGGAGGTCCTTGATCTGCTTCTTGTCGTCCTTGACGAACGGCTGGCGGAGCAGGACGACGGAGTCGAGGTATTTGCGGATCTTGCCTTCGACCATCTTCTCGGCGATTTCTTTGGGCTTGCCGGATTCGATGGCTTGGGCGATAGCGATCTCGCGTTCTTTCTTAACGATCTCCTGGGGCACTTCCTCGGGGTTGACGCCCAGGGGTGCGGGGACGATCGCGGTGATATGCATGCACAGGTCGGCGAGCAGTTCGGGGGAGGCTTCGCCCTCGACCTCGACAACCACACCAATCTTACCGTTGTGATGGAGGTAGGTGCCGATCTTGGAGCTCGACCCGCCCAGGACTTCGGCCTTGGCAAACTGGACGTTTTCCTTGGTCGTCAGCCGGACGTTGTCGATGAGCGCCTTCATGGCGTCGTTGCTCTCGACGGGGCCGGCGCTGGCCTTGAGGGCTTCGTTGGCGACGCCTTTGACCATGGCGATGTAGTCGCCGTTGTTGGCGGTGAAGTCGGTTTCGGTGTTGATGGCGACGATCGCGGCCTTGGCCTTGTCATCGGCCACGGCGATGCCGATGCGTCCTTCGGCCGACTCGCGATCGGTGCGGCCATCCATCTTGGCCAGACCCTTCGTGCGGACGAGATCAACGGCGGCATCGAAATCGCCGCCTGCCTCTTCGAGGGCGGCTTTGCTTTCCATCATCCCGAGGCCCGTCGCTTTGCGAAGGGCCATCACGTCCTTGGCGGTGATCGCCATGGTTCGTCGCTCCCAGTTACGGTGAAAGACAAGTTGTCAGGTTATGGCGTCCGCACGCGCGGACCGCTTGTTTCTTGGTCACGAGGCGGCGGGGCCGGCTTGCTCGGTCGCGGCGCTGGCAACGGCCTCGGGGGACTCATCCTCGGGAGGTGCTCCGGCATCTTCAGCAGTGAACTGAGCGCGCTTGCTGCGTCGACGGGGCTGTCCATCTTCACCTACTTCGCCACCAGCGGCCTTGGCCTGCTCAGCGGCGGCCTGCCGGTTGTGCTTGCCCTCGGCGATGGCCTTGGCGAGGTTGGAGACGATCACCTCGATCGCTCGCATGGCGTCATCGTTGCCGGGGATGGGGATGTCGGCGTACTCGGGGTCGGAATCGGTATCGATCAGACAGACCGTGGGGATGCCGAGCTTCCGAGCTTCCTTGACCGCGTTGACCTCGTTGTTGACATCGATCACGACCATGGCTCCGGGCAGCTTGGTCATGTTGCGCAGGCCGGCGAGGTTACGGAGGATCTTGGTCTTCTCGCGGTTGAGCTGGCTCTCCATCTTCTTGGAATACTTCTCGATGTCGCCGGACTCTTCGAGGCGCTCGAGTTCTTCGAGCCTCTTGAGGCGCTCGCGGATGGTTCGGAAGTTGGTGAGTGTCCCGCCCAGCCAGCGTTCGGTGACGTAGTGCATGCCGACATCGGAGGCGTACTGCTCGACGATGGTGCGTGCCTGCCGCTTGGTGGCGACGAAGAGCACGTCCTTGCCATCGGCGACGGTCTGGGTGAGGAACTTACGCGCCAGCAGAAGACCTTTCACGGTCTCCTTGACATCGATGATGTGCATCTTCTGGCGTTTGCCGAAGATGTAGGGAGCCATCTTCGGGTTCCAGTGGGTCGAGCGGCTGCCGAAGTGAATTCCGGCTTCCACCAGATCCTTGACGAGTGAGGCCATAACGTGCTCCTGGGCCGCAGGCCCGAATAAACTCCGCACGCCAATCGAGGCGTGAGGTCTGCCGCATGTCGAGGGTTGCGATACCCCGTCATCAGCACCGGTGCGGCCACCGGGTTGCCTGAAAGATCAGTCTCTGCGGGCCGGATCGCCACGACGCGACCCTTGTACCCGCCAGCGAATCCTTTCGCCGGATCACTCAGTCTAAGCAGGGGTTAGGGAACCTGCAAGCAGGCTGAGCGGGGTCGCCAGGGACCGATCGGGTTCTGGGAGAAGGTCGAGAGCCCGGAATCAGGCCGGTTTGGGACCAGAATCACCCTCTGAGGCGGATTCGCCTTTCATCTTTTCTAATAGCCACTGCTGCTCACCGTACTTATAAGCCGTGACCATGATGAAGCTATAGAGCACAATGAAGGCGGCCAGGGCGTACCGCCAGCGGATTTCGAGAGCGACCATCGTGCAGCCGATGACTGCGAACATTCCGGCGGCGAGGTAGATGACCAGAACTGCCTGCTTGACCGAGAGACCGGCTTTGCGGAGAAGGTGGTGGATGTGCTGGCTGTCGGGGCTAAACAGGGGCTGCCCACGCATCTTACGCCTGAAAATAGCCAGCGACGTATCGGTGATGGGGACGGCGAAGGTGATGAGCGAGGCGGTCACCAGCAGCAGGGCCTTGCCGGGGACAGTGGCGAACATCAATACGGTGGCGATGCACAGGAACCCGAGCAACAACGAGCCGGCATCGCCCATGAAGATGGTGGCGGGGTTGAAGTTGTAGGGGAGGAAGCCCAGGACCCCACCGATGATCGCCAGACACATGACCAGGCGGACCGGGTGGCTGAGAATACCCTCAGCGAAGGCGCTGGTGTCGGACGTCTGGATCGCGACCAGTGCGGCGATGACCAGGAAGCCGGTCGCGGAGATAACGGTGACCCCGCCGGCGAGACCATCGAGCCCGTCAATGAGATTCAGGGCGTTGCAGGCTCCGATGACCAGGAAAGCGATCAGCGCGGTGCCCAACCAGTATTCCAGTCCGTACTGGGCGGTCATGATCCAGTCCGGGATCGGGTTCATCAAGCCGGTGGAGCGTTCGGTGGCGACGATCAGCTCGTGAACGATCTGCACGCCGACGTTCTCGTGAGCGAGCATGGCGGCAGCGAAGAGCTGGCCAGCGACTTTCATCCGCGGGCTCAGACCTGACACGTCGTCGATCAGCCCGGTGAGGCAGATCAGCCCGGCACCGACCACGATCCACATCGGGAAGCGGATGGTGGAGAGACCGTTGGTCATCATGGCATCGTGGGGCTCGGTGAAAGAGCCGGTGACGATCCCCGCGACCCAGCCGAGGAAGATCGCTACCCCGCCCAGGTACGCGACCGCCTGGATGTGGTTTTTCCTAATGAGGTCGGGCTTATCGACGATGTTGTTGTGAGTGGCGATGGATCGCATCACCGGCGTCATCACCAGCGAGACCAGGAACGCCACGAAAAAAACCGGCATATACGGGGCCACCACCTCGGAGAAGGTGAGGGCGACTTGCTCAGCCTCGGTCATATCCGCTTCTCCATGCTGGTGGCTGTGACCTTGTCCTGGCGGGCGATCTCGATGAGTTCATCGAGGGTCTGCTCCAGGGAGATCATCGGCTCAAAACCGATCGCGGCGCGGAGACGATCGATGCTCGGGGCTCGATCAGGCGTCTCCTCAAACCCCGGCGGGTAGACCTCATCGTAGGGTTTGAGGATCAACTCGGACGTTGTGCCCGCTCGCTCGATGACTCGTTGGGCCAGAGCGCCGATGGTGATCTGGTGTTCGCTACCGAGGTTGTAGGCACGCCCGTGGGTATCGGGCTTGCTCACCAGTTGACTCATCGCGCGGGTGACGTCCCGGACATCACAGAAGGCACGGGTCTGCGTGCCGTCGCCATAGACCTCCAACGGCTGATTGGCGACGACGCGGGCAACGAAGCGGGGCACGACCATGCCGTAGTGACCGACCTGGCGGGGACCGATGGTGTTGAACAGCCGGGCGATCACGGCGCGGAGTCCTCTGCGGCGCACGGCGTCGAGAACAAGGTGCTCATCAAGAGCCTTGGCCATGCCGTAAGCCCATCGAGACGACGTGGTCGGGCCGTAGACCAGGTCCCCGTCTTCCCGCAGCGGCAGATCGTTGCTGCGGCCGTAGACCTCGGAAGAGGAAGCGATCAGGAGCGAGGCGTCGTGCTCGACGGCAGCATCCACGACGATGGCGGTCTCGTCGATGTTGTTGCGGATCATCGAGGTCGGGTCTTCGAGAACCCGCTGGACACCCACGGAGGCGGCGAGGTGAAAGACCGCATCCACGCCTTGCCAGAGACTCGGCGTTGACGCCATGACACGACCCGCAAGGCCTTCGATCAGCTCGCAATCAGGCCCGAGCAGGTGCTGAAGGTTGTCAGCACTCCCGGTTGAGAGGTCATCGACGATGCGCAGGGACCATCCTTCAGCGAGCAGGTGCTCGGCGAGATGGGAACCGATGAAGCCGGCTCCGCCTGTGATGATGGCCTTGCCCGCCACGCGATCACCCCTGCCTGAGGCCCGAAGCTCCAGCGGACTCAGGCGGAGAGCCGGTCGGGCCCGCTGGTGCTCTGGTAGTCGTAGTAGGCCTGGTAGTTCTTCCTGAAGTATCCGCCTGCGGAGGACTGCACCCAGTTGAGGATCACGCCCAGGACTTCGGCTTTGTGACCGTCGAGCTGGCGGAGCATACGGTCGGCCATGCCTCGCTTGTCGGCTCCGGCGCGGACGACAGTGGCGACGGCATCGACGGACTTACTCATCAGCACCGGATCGGAGCTGAGCAGGGCTGGCGGGGCATCGAGGATGACCAGGTCGTACCGCGCGGAAAGGTCCGCGATCAGGTCGCGGAAGGTCTGGGTATCGAAGAGGTCGGAGACGGCGTTGGACGTGTGGCCCGCAGGAACCACAGCGAGCCCGCTCTCACCAGCCAGGGTGGTGACCTGATCGATCGAGGCGTCCCCGCGGAGCACATCGGCCAGACCGCGATCGGAACTAAGACCGAGCAGCGCAGCAAGACGTGGCCGGCGGAAGTTGGCATCGAGAAGAATGACCTTGCGGTGGTTCATCGCAAGGCTGGTCGCCAGGTTGTGCGCAACGGTCGTGGTCCCGCAGGTTGGCTGAGAGGCCGTGATCATCAGGGACTTGTGGCCCGCCTGCTCCATCCGTCGGAGCACAGCGGTACGCACCTGCCTGAACTGCTCGGCGATGAGGCTGTTGGCGTCCCGTTCGACCACACGGTCGATGGTGCCCGAACCCGAAGGGTCTTCGGTGGCGTCGGGAAGCAGGCCCAGGAGGTTGCCGCGGGAAAGCATGCGGACGTCGGTCGGCGACATCACCCTCTGATCGAGAAGCTCACGCACGAAGATCAGACCCGTGACCAGGCCCAGAAGAGCCACGGTGATACCGGGCACGATGACCATCAGCTTGGGGAAGGTCAGTTCAGCCTCGTTGGGCTGACTGATCTGACGGATCTGGAGACGCTCGTCCGTAAGCTGACGGCGATTGCGGATGCTGCCTAGTTCGCTCTGGACCACTTGCCGCTGGTTGAGCATTCGAGTCAGTTCGTCTTCGAGTTGGGTGTAGCGAGCGAGTCGCTCGGTCAGATCGACCATTTTGCGGGAGGACTCGTCGAGGCGCGGTTGGAGCCCTTCGAGCGTGGCTCGCAACTGCTCGACGATCTTGCCCGAAGTTTCGAGCCGGCCGGCCTGCATCTCGCGGGCGATACGGCTCTTCTCGCTCTTCTTCTCTTGCTCAATGGCCGCGATCTGGGCGTCAATGATCCTGATCTGCTGGTGACCCTCGCCGAAGCGAGCCAGAAGGGCTCGCTTGGCCTCCCTGAGCTGGCTCATCTGGTTGTTCATGCGTTGGATAGCGGGCATCATCTCTAACTCGGACTCGAGATCCGGTCCGATCTGGACGTCGCCCCGGCTCTGAGCATTCGCGAGTTGCTCATACTGGGCGGTTGCCTGCTCGAGCTGGAGCTTGATCCCGGTCATCTGCTCATTGAGAATCTGGAACTCCTGCGCAGCGGCGGAGCCTTCGCGGCGGAGGGATTCGAGACGCTCGGTCTGCAGGAACGTACGCTGCTGACGACGCAGACGGTCAACATCTTCGTCAAGCTGGCGCAATGAGGAAGTGAGAGAGGCAACGGCCGATTCATCACCCTGATTCAGGCCAGCTCGGAGAATCGAGTCGTAGGCCTGGGCCACTGCATTGGCAATGGGGGCGGCTTCTGAGGGGATTTCTGTCCAGACACCCAGTTCAATCAGCAGAGAGTTGCGCTGCGTACGAACCACGAGGTGGTTGTTAGCGAGAGAACGACGGGCATCATCAGGGGAATCAAACTGCTGAAACCACGTTGTGGCTTGCACAGAGGGTTGCTCAATCGCGCGCTGCATCACTTCCTGCCCGCGGATGCGCTGGGTTTCGCTGAGGATCCGCATCTCGATGATGTCTCGGCCGCGGGCAGTTTCGAGTCCAATGTCACTCGCTTGCCGGATCGGCGTCTGATAGGTCAGCAGGATGGTTGAGGTGTACTGGGGGGATGTGCTTCTCAGCACAAGATGCACAGCGACGCCAAGCACCAGACCAATGACCAGCGTGATGACCAGAGGCACCACATTCGCCCTCAGGGTCTTGATCGGGTCAATCGGACGGAAGCGTACGGAGCCTCCGCCTGTAGCGGGCTGGGTCGGTGGGGTGCTGGCACCAAGTGGATTCGCGGTCATAGCTTAATTTCCTCGGGTTCAACCCTGATTGAGCGCGTTCAGACGCTCGCGTGCCTTCTCCAGTGTCTCCGGGTCGTTTGACGCCTCCGCGTCCCTGATGGCCTGCTCCAGCAGGTCTCGTGCCGCTGCGGTCGATCCGAGATCGGCGAGCACGACCGCCAGATGATACTGATTCACGGGCATCCGACCGAAAGACAGACTCTGCTCGAGCGTCCGTCGGGCTTCGGCGGGCATCCCGGCCTTGAACTGCACCCAGCCGAGGGTGTCGAGTGTGTTGGGGTTCTGAGGGGCAAGGTTCACGGCCCGCTGGGCGTAATCAAGGGCGATCTGGGGCTCACCCAGGTCGTTACCCAGCAGGAAGGCGAGGTTGTTGAGCGTCAGCAGATCGCTCGGAACGATCTCCAGCACGGCCTCGTAAGCCACGCGGGCGTCGGCGTAGGCTCCCGAGAGCTGCAACGCTCGGCCCAGCAGGGTCAGTAGTTGATAACGCAGGGCCTGATCCTTCTGCTCCAGGCTGCCCTCGAGCGCACGGAGTCTGGACACCGCGTCGGCGAAGCGACCATCATTGGTTTCGAGTCGAGCCGCAGCAAGCTGAGCCCACAAGGGCTCGGTGCTCTGGGTGTTGCTCACGAGGATGTCGATCGCGGTCGGAAGATCAAATGAACGCTGCACACGGTCTGCAATCGCATTGAGTTCGTCGTAGGAGTCCGCACGCTCCAGCGCTCGGGTGAAGACCCGGCGGGCGGCCTCGCGACTGCCCGTTCGAGCTAACGCCTCGCCACGGATTGCCTGGATCGTCGGCTCGGCGGCGAGGATGTCCTGGTGCTGATCGATCAGGCTCAGAGCGAGGTCAGGCCGGTTGTTGTTGATCATCAGGCCAAGCAAGGCACCGACGTTCGCCGAGGACGGCTGGATCTCCACAGCATCACGCAGGAGCTGCACCGCATCCGCAGACCGTTGCTGACGGGCGGCAATCTGGGCTCCCAAGCGGTGCCAGAGCGTGTTTTCCGGGTTGAGCACAAGGGCCTCTTCCACGACGGCCCGGGCCTGCTGAGTCTCGCCGGTGAGCATGTGCAGCCGGATCAGCTTCTCGCGGGCGTTGGTCTGATTGGGCTCGCGGGCGAGAACCACCTGAAGTTCGCTGGCGGACCCGGCATAGTCGCCCGACCGCCTGCGGATATCAGAGAGCAGCAGACGCGCCGCGGTCTGAGTCGCATCGATCGACAGGGCCCGCTCGAGATCGCGGATCGCGGGCTCGGGGTCATCAAACGCGATCAGATTCGCACGACGGACCAGCGCCGGCACACTGTCCGGGTCGAGCTCAAGTGCCCGATTGACCAGAACCAGTGATTCATCCCGGTCGCCTTCCATCAAGAGCAGCTGGCTGCGGAGCAGGATCGTGGTGGCGGTCGCCTGGTCCTGCTGGGCCAGAAACTCGCGAGCCTCGTTCAAGCGATTGGCACGCAGAAGGGATTCAACCAGCCGGAGTGTGAGCATTTCCTCGTCGGGAAAGGTCGACTGGAGCTTCATGTACAGCGCGGTGGACAACTCGCTCTCGCCCTGCTCAAAGAGCAGTGCCGCCAGCTCACGACTGACGGTCATGTTCTCGCCCTCGAACGCGATGCCCTCGCGGTACGCCTGGACCGCAGCGGGCAGGTTGCCCGAGCGCAGTCGGTAGCGAGCCAGCAGCAGATAATCCTGAACAGCAACCTCAGCACCCCGCGTCGCGATGTACCGGCGGATCACAGCTTCTCCCTCGTCACCCCGCTCAGCCTGAAGCAGCACATTGGCCTGTGTCGCGACGTTGGGCAGATTAATGCCCTCGTCTTCGAGCAGTCGATCCACCACCGCTTCAGCATCGTCGTAGCGTTCCTCCTCAGCCATCATCAGGGCCAGAGCTCGCTTGTTGGCGTAGTCATTGGGCTCATCGTCTGCCAGGCGCTCTCGAGCAGCCAGCGCCAGATCCCGTTGGCCATGCTGCGTCTCATAAAGCAGATACAGATTGCGGATCTCGGCGTTGCGAGGTTGGATCTGGTATGCCTGCCGCAAAGCGTCGAGAGCCTCTATGGGACGGCCCTGCTCGTTGCGAATCGCCGCGAGCAGACGGAGTGCATCGAGATTGTTGCCCCGCTGAGCGAGGGCCTGCTGGATAGCGTCTGCGGCCTGCTCGAGCAGGCCCTGACGCCGATAGATCTCCCCAAGCAACGTCCAGCTCTCGGGGTTCACTCGGTCAATATCAAGTCCTTGGCGCAGCACGATCGCGGCCTGCTCGAACTCCTGCTGAGCGGCAAGCACCCGGGCGCGGAAGAAGGCACCGTTGACCCTGTCGATGTTCTTCTGCCGGGCAAGCTCCGCGACCTGTTCGGCTTGAGCCCAGTCCTGCTGAACCATCGCCAGGTCGAACCGAAGCTCGACGATCGTGTTGTCGTCGGGGTTGATCGCGGCCGCCTCATCAATCGCGCTTTGGGCAGCGGAAAAGTTGCGTGACCGGATCGCGGCTCGAGCTTTACCTATAGCTAGGGCAAAAGGCGTCGCCTGCTGCTGGAAGACTTCGGTCAGGGCTTCGCTAATGTCACCGCCTTCGGCGAGCGTGCGCAATAGACCGGTCGCCTGAGCATCAGCCCCCGCAGACTCTGCCGCTTCGATCAGCATGAGCTTCTCGGCTGGGTCCTCGATGTAACGCATGACCTGGGCGAGGACTTGAGCGTTGCCGGGATCCTCCTGCAGCATCTCACGGAGCACTTGTTCCGCCTCATCATCACGATTGAGGTCACGCAGCAGTCTCGCTCCAAGCAACCCGATGCTGCCGTCAGCGGCTTGAGCGCTGGTCTTGAGCCCTTCGAGGATTTGCTGCTTCTCGGCATCAGTACCGTGCCGAATGATCAGCTGCGCCATCGCATTGTTCGCAAACGCGTCACCTGGGTTGCGGGCCATCAGGTCTTCGATGTGACGGCGGGCCTCATCCGGCTTTTGCTCAGCGAGATAGACCTCGACCAGCTCCTGCCGTGCCTCGGTGAAGCTAGGGCGAGAGGCCAGGATGGACTCGAGACGGTCCGCCGCAGCACCCCATTGCTTCTGGAGCCTCCGCGTCTTGGCTGAGAGCAGCAGCGCCTCGAGATTGGACTCGCCATACTGAGCCGAGGCGCGATCGAAGAGGATGGCGGCCTGACGAAAATCCTGCTTCGAGTAAGCGAGCTTGCCCGAGAGCATGGTGACCTGAGGAAGGTCGGGGAAGGTGATCTCCAACTCCTTGGCCAACTCACCAATGCGATCCAGAATCGGCGGACGCTGGTCCGCAGGTAGACGATCAGCCAGCAGGAACAGCCCGTTGGCCATCTCCAGACTCGCCATCAACCGCGTGTTCCGCGAGAGCAGGGTCGGGATGGGCGGGGCCTTGGCTTCGGTCAGCCGGCGGACTTCCTCCGCAGTAGCAACCGCTATTTCGGGCTGGCCACTCGCGCGATAGAGCATCAGCAGGCGTAGTCGCAGCGAAGCGTCATTGGGCATGGCCTCGACGGCCCGTTGCGCGAGACGAAGGGCTCGCTCCTGATCGGCAAGCACCGCCGACTGGCGATCTCCGCTGGGATCAACGTCGGTCACGGTCGGCCCGCCTGAGCGCCCACGATCCAGGATCGCGAGCGCCGACTGAACCGCACGCCGGGATGGGATGGCTTCGAGCATCGCGCCCTCGATCTGGCCAAAAACCTCCTGAGCTTGCTCACGCATCCCGGTCTCGGGGACGAGCGCCAGGGTGACAAAATCCAGCCGCCGATCGATGTCGTTCTCACTGGCTTCGAGCAGTCGGGCAAGGATCTCGTTTGCTTCACCACGGAGCTCAGTGACTTCTGGGTCGTCACTCGCCAGGCGGCTGATGCGCTGAGCCTCGATGAGCATCCATGAAGCCAGGCCGTAGAGCGCCTCTGCGTCGTCAGGGTTCTGCTCCAGGTAAGTCTCAAGATCAGCACGCCCCTGCTCCCGCTGAGTCTGGTCCGCGATGCCACGGCTCATGCGGACCGCTGTCGAGAGCCCGCGATACTTGCGTGCGATCATGTCATCCTGAACCGAACGCAGCCTCTCGTCGGCGATCTGATAGATCCAGTCGATGAAGCCGGGGTCCAGTTCGCGGCGGAGCTGGTCGAGGAACTGATACTGAGCTAGCTGCGCTTCGGGGTCGTTGATGCGGAGCGTCGAGATCTTCCGCCTGACCGATCGCATCTCGTCGAGACGGGTCCGAGCCTTCTGATAATCGTCGACGGGAATATCGCGATAAAACTCGAAGAGCATGTTGAGCAGCTCGACGTTGTTGGGATCGTCGGAAACCGCTTTCCCCAACTCCTCCATCGCCAGCCGGTAATCCCCCGCATCAAACGACTCGCGCGCCTCAGCCGCACGAGCGATCGGGTCCTGATAGACCGCGAAGAAGTAGAACGCCCCGGCCCCGCCCACGACCAGGACGAGGGCGGCAACCAGCATGAGGACGAACGGCGTATTGATGCGCTGCTTCTTGGCCATGGGATTCAGACTCTCTCGTTCCATCAGGCCCGACTTC
This Phycisphaeraceae bacterium DNA region includes the following protein-coding sequences:
- the truD gene encoding tRNA pseudouridine(13) synthase TruD gives rise to the protein MSLTANLAQLTANLPGIGGVIKERPEDFLVEEAPLYEPSGEGEHVYLYIEKRELPTAEVVRRLAKAFRVSRNDIGYAGLKDKHAVTRQLLSVYLPNQKHEAERLANVEMPPRLKVLWHTRHTNKLRRGHHAGNRFVIRIRRVNATAVVHARATLKQIEQVGAPNYLGQQRFGYRDNGHHLGRHLILGRYQDLLNELLGKPLDIETPDLRKARKAYDEGDYDKALERCPKSLRSDRQALETLRQGKSAEQAVRAIDKAQRQLYISAFQGAVFNRVLDRRIRENTFDSLVTGDLAWKHDNGSVFAVDKDIARTENAPTGRITRLEISPSGPMWGPSMLQPQGEVLNRELLALEEEGLGERDLQAANHLNVGGSRRPLRVFARDIELEGGADEHGPFIKVAFTLTRGAFATMILREVMKNDVPDASLERFKNNASQFDNND
- the rpsB gene encoding 30S ribosomal protein S2; translated protein: MASLVKDLVEAGIHFGSRSTHWNPKMAPYIFGKRQKMHIIDVKETVKGLLLARKFLTQTVADGKDVLFVATKRQARTIVEQYASDVGMHYVTERWLGGTLTNFRTIRERLKRLEELERLEESGDIEKYSKKMESQLNREKTKILRNLAGLRNMTKLPGAMVVIDVNNEVNAVKEARKLGIPTVCLIDTDSDPEYADIPIPGNDDAMRAIEVIVSNLAKAIAEGKHNRQAAAEQAKAAGGEVGEDGQPRRRSKRAQFTAEDAGAPPEDESPEAVASAATEQAGPAAS
- the ilvE gene encoding branched-chain-amino-acid transaminase, producing MATDTDSSLLPNAESIPTGRQVWVDGKLVPSEHAAVSVYDHGVLYGDGVFEGIRIYSGRVFKLRSHLVRLFESARAIRMEIPWTLDQLADAVKATAAANQQHDGYIRLAVTRGAGTLGLNPFRCPRPVVFIIADAIKLYPEEMYRDGMAIITASTIRTHPAALSPRVKSLNYLNNILAKIEAIDAGVMEAVMLNHQGYVAECTGDNIFIVKHVAGEPVIRTPPLHAGILDGITKQTVEQIAVQSGYRVESIDLTRHDLYTADEFFLTGTAAEVIPVTRIDGRTVGDGKPGVVTRKLIDAFHALVATNAPED
- the tsf gene encoding translation elongation factor Ts, translated to MAITAKDVMALRKATGLGMMESKAALEEAGGDFDAAVDLVRTKGLAKMDGRTDRESAEGRIGIAVADDKAKAAIVAINTETDFTANNGDYIAMVKGVANEALKASAGPVESNDAMKALIDNVRLTTKENVQFAKAEVLGGSSSKIGTYLHHNGKIGVVVEVEGEASPELLADLCMHITAIVPAPLGVNPEEVPQEIVKKEREIAIAQAIESGKPKEIAEKMVEGKIRKYLDSVVLLRQPFVKDDKKQIKDLLPAGTTIKKFVRYQVGG
- a CDS encoding NAD-dependent epimerase/dehydratase family protein encodes the protein MAGKAIITGGAGFIGSHLAEHLLAEGWSLRIVDDLSTGSADNLQHLLGPDCELIEGLAGRVMASTPSLWQGVDAVFHLAASVGVQRVLEDPTSMIRNNIDETAIVVDAAVEHDASLLIASSSEVYGRSNDLPLREDGDLVYGPTTSSRWAYGMAKALDEHLVLDAVRRRGLRAVIARLFNTIGPRQVGHYGMVVPRFVARVVANQPLEVYGDGTQTRAFCDVRDVTRAMSQLVSKPDTHGRAYNLGSEHQITIGALAQRVIERAGTTSELILKPYDEVYPPGFEETPDRAPSIDRLRAAIGFEPMISLEQTLDELIEIARQDKVTATSMEKRI
- a CDS encoding MraY family glycosyltransferase, with translation MTEAEQVALTFSEVVAPYMPVFFVAFLVSLVMTPVMRSIATHNNIVDKPDLIRKNHIQAVAYLGGVAIFLGWVAGIVTGSFTEPHDAMMTNGLSTIRFPMWIVVGAGLICLTGLIDDVSGLSPRMKVAGQLFAAAMLAHENVGVQIVHELIVATERSTGLMNPIPDWIMTAQYGLEYWLGTALIAFLVIGACNALNLIDGLDGLAGGVTVISATGFLVIAALVAIQTSDTSAFAEGILSHPVRLVMCLAIIGGVLGFLPYNFNPATIFMGDAGSLLLGFLCIATVLMFATVPGKALLLVTASLITFAVPITDTSLAIFRRKMRGQPLFSPDSQHIHHLLRKAGLSVKQAVLVIYLAAGMFAVIGCTMVALEIRWRYALAAFIVLYSFIMVTAYKYGEQQWLLEKMKGESASEGDSGPKPA